Within Primulina tabacum isolate GXHZ01 chromosome 5, ASM2559414v2, whole genome shotgun sequence, the genomic segment ttatttttattttattttttattttaacaattcaaatatcaatttagtcactccataatttgtcaaatttcactttgcTCCATCGATAATGACAAAAAAGACTATACACACGCATCACGTGTACAGAGTGACTAATAATGGAGAATGAAAGAGTTCACGTGTCATTGCTACGTGCCAACGTCGATCCACGCTTTGCAGGTGTGCGGCGTTTGATAATGGGAAAATGTATTTTGGTTCCAATGTTCTCCAAACGTATCAGAGAGCAGCAGCGGCAGCAGCAAttctctttattttattttttaaaaaaatcatatggGTTTTGGTTCTGCTCTCAGACCTAGAAATTGATTTGAGCacgaataaatatatatatatatatatatatttcttaatATATGAACTTTACATCAAAGAAATGTCACTTATTTCATATGTACGAGATATAACGGTGAAAAGGATGTTTGGTTTTTTCTCAGATATGGTAATCAACAAATATAcatacataaaataaaaaataaatctttatttgtgagcaGGATGCATGAAATCCGTATATAGTTGACACCATGGATGACGAAACATTTAATGGCGGTTGTTCCATAAATCGACAATTTATTAGCTCAATGAATCCTTGGCCGCGATCTATAAGAAACGATCTTTGCAATAACTCATGAAATGTAGGGATGGCAATGGGTAGGGTATGGGTCGGATTTCATACATCCATCCACATActcatttattaaattaatccCCATACCCATCGGGTATTGAATTCCATCTCCATCCCCATACCCATCAGATTATCGGATACTCATACCCTACCCAAATACCCTATTATCATATAcaattgaattttttcaaatttaaattgtttcaatgaagttatgaatatttaaaaaattatttaaatgaacaataagaaaaattattaatgataaaatttgcaaaataaactttacagaaaaaataacaaaatattaaaaatagtttataTTAGTTGAACAAAAGTACTAGGATTTGAGAAGATGaatctttaataaatatatataaatatatatattaatttaaacggGTATTCGGGTCGGGTGTGGGTCGGATTATATCAAACCCGCCTCCATACCCAAACCCGAAAATCCCCATACCCGATTACCCAATTATTTAATCGGGTCTAAAAATCCCTCCATACCCTCTTCTATTCGGATCGGGTATCGGATCCTCCAACGGATTCAGAGGAAATTGCCATCCCTAATGGAATGTATAAACCAcattcaatattttttaatatatttatatattttattaaatttcaagtattaaaatTGTAGTGCAAATAGTTGTTTATGACTAATTGGATATTGTTAGTCAACCatataaaatactaaaaattcaCGTGAGAaaattttatggattaatttttatttcaaaatattattatttttaaatataaacaatgCTTATATATCTTatgaataaatatatataaaaccaTATTAGTGTATAACTATCCAAAGtgatgaaaatttaaattaatatttgttctatggtaaaaacttgtgtgagccggtctcacgggtcatgttttgtaagacggatctcttatttaggtcatccatgaaaaatattattttttatgctaagagtattattttttattataaatatatgtagagttgacccgtttctcagataaaaattcgtgaaatcGTTTCACAAGATACTTGCTCTTGTTCCATGATAACCAAATTGCATAGTCGTTTGTTTCTCGTTCTCAAACTCATTCAATTCAATCGGCATTAAATATCTAAATGTAAATCAAGGAAGAAGGGCAGATTGGCGACGCTTTTGATGAGCCCTAACCCTAATTTACAACTATGTCTATTTCACCTGATAAAAACAGAATTTCCGACCCTAATCCCGTTCTTGACCTCGGCAAGCTGAAGAAGAACAGCCGCTCCAGCTGGTCAGACCACCTGTCCAACGAACGGGTCGACCCCAACGAGGCATTTCGCCATTTGTACCTCAAAATGCGCCTCCAATCTCTTCCCAACTCCGGCTCCACTACTCCCCACTCGGACTCTGAGCCGGACTCCGACTCCTCCAACCCCAACCCTCCCGCGCCGCCTGATTGCATCTCTCTGCTATCCGACGAATTGTTGCTCAAGGTCCTCAGTAAACTCACCGACAGGAACCAGCATCTTTCTAATTCACTGGTGTGCACGAGGTGGTGTGTGGTGAGTGGGAAGTTGATTCAATCGATTAAGCTATTGGATTGGGAATTTCTGGAGTCCGGGAGGCTCACTTTCCGGTTTCCCAATTTGGTCGATGTTAGACTCGCGCATGCATGCATTATATCCGAACGGAATTCGGGCATTTTGTTCATTAATAAGTTGCTACCAATTCATTTAAGTTCTGGGCTGCTCGAAAATGATGGGGTCCTTATTAGCAATGGGGATGTATTGGATTCAGAAGAGGTCGACAGAGGGGTGAGAATTATGGTCCAAGGGTGTAGGAATTTGAGGAGAGTGGTCTTGATGAACGTTAGTGAGAAAGGCTTAAGTTTCTTGGGAGAAGAGTGTGACTGTTTGCAGGAGATGGAGTTACATTATTCTGGCGATTTAGCCTTGCCGGGAATTTTTAAATGCCGGAATTtgcaaatattgaaattgattggGAGCATAAGTGGCGTTTACGATTCTGTGGTTACAGATATTGGATTGACGATTTTAGCTCAGGGGTGTAGAAGATTAGTAAAGCTTGAGTTGGTGGGATGCGAGGGGAGTTATGATGGCATCAAGGCAATGGGGCAGTGTTGTCAAATGTTAGAGGAACTCACACTTTGCAATCATAAAATGGATGGCGGATGGTTGTCGGCTTTGTCGTATTGTGAGAACTTGAAGACTTTAAAGATCCTGTCGTGCAATGAAATTGATAGAAATCCTGGGTCAGATGAACACTTATGGCCATGCCCGATGCTTGAGGAGTTGCATTTACGTCAGTGTCAAATGCGAGAGAAGCAGGGTGTGAGAGCACTGTTTTTAGTGTGTCAGCCGATTCGGAAGCTAGTTATAGAGGATTGTTGGGGATTGAACAATAACGTATTTGCTGCTGCCAGCATTTTTAGGTACGATTGGTTATGCTCTTGTGATGCTTTGTATCAAAATCTAACTTTATTGGATTATTTTCCTTCATGGGGCAATGGACCATAATTGATCCAAAAGATTTGTTATCGTGTATAATATATGTGTGCAATGTGAGTTTCAGATGGATGTTAGGAGTTCGGAAAGACATGTCACATCTACCAGAATCAATAAGGAAAGATAATTCAATTTGATCTGCGTAGCTGGTGTGGCGACGGCCGATGAGATACATTGTCATTAATAAATTCTGTATCAAATCTCTTTGAatgtaaataaatttaatttgcttcaatgaaaaaaatttaaaaggttTTTGAGCAAGGTCAAACTGAAATGAACTTCATTTATTAGTTCATATATATTCAGGCAAAACAGGGGTTAAATTCAGAATTAGGTCTTTTTAGTTTTCGATTAAATGAAGCAAGCTGGAATCCTCACTGCCTAGTTGAAAAATAGTATTAACTTGTAGTTTtcttgatttcaaatttttttattgatctAATTTCTCATGTAGGAGCATTACATCTTTGTCGCTGGAAGGATGTTCATTGTTGACAACAGAAGGATTAGAATCAATAATTCTTTCTTGGAAGGAACTTGGTGGGCTTAGAGTATGTTCGTGTAACAATGTAAAGGACAGTGAAATAACACCAGAACTAGCAACATTATTTTCTGATCTCAAAGAATTGAAATGGCGACCGGATTCCAAGTCACTTCTGTATTCTAGCCTGGCAGGGACAGGAATGGGGCAAAAAGGTGGAATATCTTTGAGGAGGAAGTAACTGCTAGATGTACTGATATATTCTGGCAAACTTTAGAGGCCAATCAATATAATAGGAAGCAAAGGCGAATTTTGGGTGGGGCATGCATGCAATTAACACCTCAAGATAGTATGGGATTTGACTCGAGCCTTGCGTCTCTTGATTATGGGATGACTGGCTTGACCTTTTCGGTGTACTTCCTTGTAatactgttatttattttttctagaGTTTAGAAAAAGTGAAGGCTTGGGAATTTGAGTTTTGCAGTTGTTGAATTCAAAGGAATAAATCTATATCATGTATAGTTAATTTGAAGGAATGAAGTTAATTTCAAATCAGCActatttattaattttctttCCTTATGCACTTTGATATTCTTGTTGTTTTTTCGTTTCTTAATGCCTCTGCCATGGAAACATAGTTTTGAAGCGTCACTGGAAGTCCCGCTGGTTGCTATCATCTACCAAATCTTGAGTTTGTTAGAATATATTATTGTTAGCTCTCAATGATAGATTAATCATTTTATTCTTTTGTGTTTACCCTAGTTATATAAACATattttctttatattttttattcagTTTTATAATATTACGACTTGAGTTTTTCGCTCTCTCTATTTCTTCATGGTATCAGAGTCTCTGTCTCATGGATCTGTCAATCGTAGAGAAGAAGTGTTAATCTCATCCACAACTTTCGCGGATCGAACTAAGTTCAACCGTTTGTACCCTAATTTCAATTAATTTAGTTAATTGGATTAGATTTTCGTTTCTTTCTTTAATAATATGTCCTATTTCTATTTATGcctacaatttttatttttaattttttgatgaaagaaaataaatcatgaaatacaAAGTTGATTCTAACATTGGTATCaataatcaaattaattcaagaaaacgcaacacaattttgtttttatttttacttttttgagAAAAACGTTTTGGAGAAagattttgagaaattgtttGATGTCGAAAAAATGTAACTCTAGTAGTATTTTTGAAATGAAAAGTTTTCACCGTATGGATTAAGAGtggaatattttaaaaatttaagatacgatatattattaaaaaaattaatataataaataaaatatttctaggAAAGGTGAAAAGTTAGattaaatatgataattatgtTTAAACTTTAAAGTGTAGGTtgccaaaaatatatttttgggaaaagATTGAAATGAGATGATTGTGTTTGTTTTCgttttgaaaaattattattattatttttttgggaAATTGGATCAAGCAAAGGGAAAAATATAtcgtaaatattaaaatataatatagttatagattcaatttcaaatattttattttcattaactAAAATTatgttaatttaaaattaaactaatttttgaatatttgttTTGTCTTTTatatgttattatttttaaaattatatagtAGATAGTCAcgttttattaaattcttaacTTTTTTAGATTTAGTTGATCGATTATAATTCTtaaaatgaaaatgtttataccTTTTGGTAGAAAAtcatagaatttttttaaataaaactataacatatttgatttttagtatttgaaaaaatttatgaggtttaaatattttaacgtttgaattaattattttctaaaatttaatttttaagtaattttacgtataaaatttattattttcaattctatttttcgatttttagtatttgaaatattcttattgagttttaaataattttacgtttgtattataattttaattctaAAGTAATTTTacgtatatattttattattttcaattcttATTTTTGAGAATAACCAAAAGAGCGGTCTCGTCACTCTTCGGTCCAAATGGGCCGACCCAATTGCTCTGACTCAGCAAAACTACGCTACCTTTGCTGTCGTGGCGAAATATTATTGGATGGACGATGTGTTTTACCagtcaataatttatttttaatatatatgtattcatCTTATAATCCAGAGTTCATCACTCTCCGAACGTTTGCCGATCGGCGAAATTCCTAGACAGAAACAACACGAATTTGAGTATTACTTCATCTTCAATTCTCCGGAGAAAGGTAATTTGGATTACTCCAAAACAACTTCgtgatatttttttgtttttattataattgagcGTCGAATTTTCATATGATTATGACGGCAGGTTCTGGATCCTGTGTTCCTTTATAACTTCGTTTGTTTCTTTGATACATTACATTTGTAATATTGTAGTTGTTGGATTTTGTTAGGCCTGGAAGTTGAAACCTGCAAGGGAATGGTCGTCGTTGATTTTtaggtgttttttttttttgccaatAATTATGGGGTCCTCTGCTGTCGGTTCTGTAAAATTATGTTGATTTTAATTTTCTGTGAAATTGACACTGGTAGTAAAAAATTTACAACTTGATCTGAATCTGCCTTGATTTTTTTTGCCTCCCGGTTTAAGTTTAATGATTGGGAATGTCATTGAACTCGATAAATTTCAATGGTATTTCACTTGGTTAGTAGGAAATGGTTTAAAGAGATCAAGGATGAATGCTTCATTAGCGATCTTTGTGTTCCTTGTTTTATTTCCTCTTTTATGCTCGTCTTCTGCATGTTCCTCAATTTGGATCTCATGCTTGAGTCGGTGGGGGGGTGCAGAAATGGCAAATGGTGGAGCTGGTCCACAAAGAGGAACGGCAGCAGCTGCTGCTGCCAACCTTCGTCGTCGGAGAACAGCTGGCGGTGGGGCTGCAGGTGGAGCAGGTGGTACCATGCTGCAGTTCTACACTGATGATGCTCCAGGGCTCAAGATTTCCCCCAATGTTGTGCTTGTGATGAGCATTGGTTTCATAGCTTTTGTTTCAGTTCTTCATGTTATGGGTAAGCTGTATTTTGCCCGCAAAGATTAGGCTCGCATAGCGTTCGCTACCTGTGGTGAATTTTTGACGAGAGAATATCATTAGAAAGTGGATGGGATGCTTTTTTCTGGAGATGAGCTACTCTCTTCTTAgatatggaaaaaaaaaagtatttgGAAGCTTTGGAAATATGATGAAAAACTGTGTTAACCATCTTCACTTTATTCTCACGTGAACAAGttctttttaatttatttgtttcaAGCTAGCAGAGCTGATTTGGTTGGTTTCAGTTAAAGTTGTACATCTTTGATTAGAATCTGTTTGCCGTTTGCAAGGCTTCTCCGACTAAAAACAAACCAGAAACAAGGGACCATGTCTTCATTCTTAGGATACCACGTACTCAAGTACgaaagttaaaatatttttgaaccaCTCGTTCTCGATGATTCCCACAGAGTTCACAAATTTTCATTCCATTTTTCATGTGGAATGTAGAATCATGAAGTACCAGAGTTGTGGATTGGTAGTAAGCCCGATTAGAACACGATGCATCTAAGACGGCCTATAACAAATATAATACAATGCAACGGAGGTTGATTTCGGTGGGTCTCCGTGTCGCAGCTGATGCTGTACCAGTTCCAGCAACAGTCGATGCTGGTCCACGAGTTGAGAATGCCCAAATAAGGTTCTCGAAGGTTACGCTTGATAGCAAGAGAGCTGCCCGGTCCGAAGGAGGGCAGGCGTTAGATACAGGAGCCTATTACCATTTAAATGGACGATGTGAAATCAGCACATTGAAACATGCTATCAAATCCTAACAAAATTCCTATGATCCAATCACTACCCAAACCAAAATCTCATGCCGTATAAAATGTATAGCATCAAATAGATTTCTACGATTAAGAAATTCAAAAAAACCTCGCGTTTCAATTTTTTAGAAAACGATACCCGTAGCTAGAAAGATAACTCCGGAACGCCGCAACTCAAGAAAGAGGAATCAAGTCATACAAGAACACAATACTAAGTTGTTGCAGAACACAAAACTTCTCCCACCGTATTTTAAAACCCCTCAAAATTCATTCTTTGAACCTCAATATTTTGAATACAAATATAAGTTCAAAGCGCGCTTAATCTTCATCGTTCCCACTTTCATCTTTGACAAGCTTTATCATGTCATCAATGCGAAGAATAGTTATAGCCGCTTCAGTAGCAAACTGGAAAAAGACGTAACTTATCAAGATTTGATCAACATTTAAACATGACAAACGGTCAATTAAGCATTGAATCTTTAAACTATAACctgaattatctttactttGCTCATTGCAGGTTCAATAACTCCTGCCTCCAAGTTGTTGCGAACGGTGCCCTTGACCAAATCTAGACCCATGCTGCATCCATGAAAGTGACTAATCAGAATTCTCGCACAATTACTAACAATATATATTATTCTCATTGACCCGTGATAAAAACAGATGCCAGATTCTGGCTCTTTCTGCCACTTGTAAATCCTAACGAACAACCAAGTGACCCAAGGGCTAAAAAATTGACAAGCTAATATACTTGGCAAAGTCATATGATCAATCGTATAGCAATAGCACTTAAAGCAACTACAGTATTCTCCAGGCATCTGACTTATTTTATGTCCTTGTCACTATATTCTACAAGACTGCACTACAGCTTTAAAAACACTGGGAACCTAAAATAAACTTGCGTTAAGGTAGAGAAATagagaaaatgagaaaaagCTTCACATGTAGATCGAATTGctcatttattattttcaaagacTTGTTAGACCGAAAGAAAACATCGGCAGCGAGTTATGTGGCAGTTTCCTAAGAAATGTGGAAACAGGTACATGATAAACCAATAGGCGATAATGTAGGATCCATACCTTGATAAATGCTTCTTATCTGCCTTAGTTTGTGCCGCGTGGTGGTAAGCTCGTAACTTGGCAACCAACTCAGTAGCATCTTTAGCAGCATTTACCGCAAGCACCTAACAAGACAACCCAAAATTAGCCCGCGCAAAATAGCAAATGATCGATACACTATTGATGAAATAAGAACCTTTGGAATGATCAAGAACGACTCAGCAAACTCTGCAATTGCTAGCTGCTCTCTAGATCCCAAAGtagtggccaaattctctagaTATACAGATAGGGCAGCCTCGACAGCACCTCCACCAGCAACAACCTATTTACGATACAGTCCCAATGATACAAGTCAAACTGTTATCATCTGTTTTCCACTCAATCGCTACATTTCATGAATTATCACGTTTATCTTTCTAAGAAATTGCAACCACTTCAAGAAAGATGGACATAGAAGGGAAATTGCTAAAATTGATGAATTTAAAGcgtatataaaataaaaaacagaaAAAGAGGAAATGTTAAAATAGTCTTAGTTAGGAGAGACTATTTTACAAGTGAAACTCACTGTATTAGATTCCAGAGTTCTTTTGACAATGGACAGTGCATCGTGCAAAGCCCGGTCCATCTCATCCAGCATGAAGTCGTTCGCACCTCTAAGTATTAATGAAACCTGGAAAGAAACATTATAATCCTATGTCAGATGTACTGGTGAAACTTGCGTGCAGGTCCACTCAAAATGAGTTGAAACAAGGATGCAGTCATTAACACCACCTAGTCACATAATTGCGTTCACGGGAAAAAACCAAAAGCAGTTGAACTGTTTCAGCAAGAAATATAGAAAATTGATGATGTTACAGAAATGACAACTCTCACCGCACTAGTGGTTTTGGTTCCCTTTATCATAATCACATCATCGTCAGCAATTCGCTCCTCCACTACTTCATCTGCATATCCTAGAAATGATGTATCAAATGTTTCTTCCCCTTCCATATCCGCAAATGTTGAAACCTTTACAAAAGTCATTAATGTGAATTGAGTTATTCTCCTTAAGATACAGGCAAAATTCATTAATCCATtaaattttattcttttgcagGGTTTAGGACATAGAATGGAACTAAAAATATATACCGCAGTTGCACCAGTTGCCTTGGCAACATGCCTCATGTCTTCCTTGCGGACACGTCTTACAGCTATTGCACCAGCCTCCACAaagtactgaaaaataaaagaaaaacttaAATAGAAGACCCCCCAAAAAATTCAAGGAACAAAATTTCAATCACAAAATAAGGGTGTTTAATCAGCATAATGAGACAACGTTCTCAAGAATGTAGAGAAATAGATAGTTCTAATGGTTTCATTCCTTCAAAAGATGATTCTAACTAACCCAAATATGCTCCTACATAAACTCAGTTCTCGATAAAGAGGATCCATCAATTAAACAAGAAAAATGCACTAACATATGTCTGATAGGAGTAAAGTTTCCAATGCTCGGAAAACCTTTACACGAGAGACAATGAACACTAACGAAAACACAAGAGATAGCTTGCCTTGAGTGCCATGTCATCAATTCCCTTCGTGGTTAAAACAACATTTGCTCCTGCCTTCAGAATCTTCTCAATACGTTCTTTTGTCATGTCAGCTTCTCTGCAAGAATTATTATGTCAGTAATCCCTTTGGTATTGTATCACATGTATTGATAGATTTGGGAGTGCCACCGCTGAGACTGTCCTTGGCTTTAAAAATGAGAAATCTCAAACACGCTGATCATAGAAGACACATGTATAAATTCAGATTAAGGTGACGTGTAATAAGCATAAAACAAAATGCATCCAAATGTTCATCTAAACATTGTTGTTTTCAACCCCCATTAGCATAGGAAAGCTAAATAGTTTAATCACCTCTGACGAATCTTTTCCAACTCCCTGGGATCAGTGACTAAAACTTGGACACCCATTTGCATTTTTGTCTTTTGAAGATTAAAATCGAGACAAGCAATTTTAGCCTGGGTAACCCTCATAGGCATTCCTTGAGCAGCACGCCCAGTGTTGAGAGCATATCCTTTGAGTAGATAACTATCTTTGGCACTCTTCCCATGGGCTTTAAGTATATTAATTCCCTGACACCGAGATAATCATTAGAAAATATAACTTACAGAAGAAAGattggaaaaggaaaaataaatcaatttaataaaatgtGTGAGGTGTATGTCCATCTTTTGGGTTATTCGAAATATCATAATTGAAAAAGACAATGGCGGAGCACAGGTTTTCCAAAACAAGGGATGTGACAGAAGTCTACAAGGGATCCTTTTTATTGTAGATAAACCATGCTCAAAACAAATTATTCAATGGATAGAAGCTATTTCAACATATCACAGCAAATAAATGCTCAACCGTAAACCACCAACCTTGATTGGATATCTAACTTCTCCTCTTGCATTTGTCATCTTCATGGCTTGTACAGCCTCCACAACCTAAAAGCATAAGCAGTGTGATGGCTTTGTGATAAAGAGAATGTAATAGGTCTTTAAAGCCACAATAAGGACGAAACCACGCGCATTAATTCCATAGAAGAGGGCGATAAGCAATTTTGTGCAAGTCTAAATAgtataaaaagaaacaaaaaacacTCATGAAACCCTGCTCCACTGCCCTCAAATGCTTTGGAAAAATGGACCACGGAAAAACATGTATGGGTGCCATGAATCACAAGTTACTGCAATGCCATATCTACCATCgcatataatttaaaaacagtGGAGTGCTAACATGCTGTTTGCAGGTGCCACGAAAAACTTCATAAACTACACATTTAAAGGAGAAATAATGTGCAGTAAAGTTCATCCATTTATTAACTTACAAGATTTGCGAAGAAGTCACTATCAGCACCTATCAACTTTGAGGACATGCTGGTCTTGGCACAGTTTACAAGGGAATCTTTGCCAAGTTTTTCAACCTAAACATAGATACGAAAAGCTCCATAAGcccaaaaaaatttcaaatgaaATCCTATGTGCTTCAAAGTGGTTGATGGTAATTTATGATATGTTTAGTATACATATACACGTCACATGCCAACATTCACATTCTAATCACTGCTCACCgtttttttcccaaaatctgatttctaaAAAATCGTTTTCTCTTTGAAAAAGGAAAAGAATCGAGGAAGAATAATTAAAAGATTTCACTTCAGATGGAAGTAATAGCAGCAAAGAGTCACCTTGACAGCTAGTTTTTCATCAACATATTTGCAAGCTTCCCTCATAGCAAGCTGCCGCCAAACATTGATGCAATTACACAAATCATGAGCATGAAACTTACTGATTATCCTAAAATTGGAAACGAATCCAAGTAAAACCTAaagcaaaatttaaaaatgatacgCACTCTGTATCCACTGATAATTGATGTCGGGTGAATCTTGTTTCTCACTAAGTCATTTGCTCTCTGTAGAAACAAATCTGAACTCAGTAGTGAAGTATAATATTCCCAATGCCCACACTCAAATAACTTATAAGAGACATCAAAGTTTGTTCCAGTAAAAGCAGCCATAACCTACCTTAAGTAATTCGGCAGCTATGATGACCACAGAAGTTGTCCCATCTCCAACTTCTCTGTCTTGCAGTTCAGCCAACTCAACAAGAACCTGTGATCATATAAAGGTGAATACAAAACAGACATGAAGAATTTGTTAAAGAAAGAAACAATTATCCTTTCACCTTTGCAGCCGGATGCTCAACTTCCAGCATCTTCAATATCGTAGCACCATCATTGGTAATTGTAACATCACCAATATCATCTACAAGCATCTGAAAAGTACCAACTCATCGCATAAAAACGCTATTTATCCCACTTCATATTATATAACCTTAAGCCACGTAAATCATTGCAGGTGACAGCTGAATTTTGCACCCATCATAAATAGGCAACTATAATCCCACACTTATACCCGTGTTGGTTTGAAAAGAGGGTATTTAAAACAGAGTGTGTGTGTTTATATATTAGAAGGCATGCACATAATTGCTTTGTAGAAAACTGGAGTAGCAATGTTGCATGGACTTACTTCACTTGGTGTAATTATC encodes:
- the LOC142546829 gene encoding F-box protein At5g51370-like isoform X1; the protein is MSISPDKNRISDPNPVLDLGKLKKNSRSSWSDHLSNERVDPNEAFRHLYLKMRLQSLPNSGSTTPHSDSEPDSDSSNPNPPAPPDCISLLSDELLLKVLSKLTDRNQHLSNSLVCTRWCVVSGKLIQSIKLLDWEFLESGRLTFRFPNLVDVRLAHACIISERNSGILFINKLLPIHLSSGLLENDGVLISNGDVLDSEEVDRGVRIMVQGCRNLRRVVLMNVSEKGLSFLGEECDCLQEMELHYSGDLALPGIFKCRNLQILKLIGSISGVYDSVVTDIGLTILAQGCRRLVKLELVGCEGSYDGIKAMGQCCQMLEELTLCNHKMDGGWLSALSYCENLKTLKILSCNEIDRNPGSDEHLWPCPMLEELHLRQCQMREKQGVRALFLVCQPIRKLVIEDCWGLNNNVFAAASIFRSITSLSLEGCSLLTTEGLESIILSWKELGGLRVCSCNNVKDSEITPELATLFSDLKELKWRPDSKSLLYSSLAGTGMGQKGGISLRRK
- the LOC142546829 gene encoding F-box protein At5g51370-like isoform X2, whose protein sequence is MSISPDKNRISDPNPVLDLGKLKKNSRSSWSDHLSNERVDPNEAFRHLYLKMRLQSLPNSGSTTPHSDSEPDSDSSNPNPPAPPDCISLLSDELLLKVLSKLTDRNQHLSNSLVCTRWCVVSGKLIQSIKLLDWEFLESGRLTFRFPNLVDVRLAHACIISERNSGILFINKLLPIHLSSGLLENDGVLISNGDVLDSEEVDRGVRIMVQGCRNLRRVVLMNVSEKGLSFLGEECDCLQEMELHYSGDLALPGIFKCRNLQILKLIGSISGVYDSVVTDIGLTILAQGCRRLVKLELVGCEGSYDGIKAMGQCCQMLEELTLCNHKMDGGWLSALSYCENLKTLKILSCNEIDRNPGSDEHLWPCPMLEELHLRQCQMREKQGVRALFLVCQPIRKLVIEDCWGLNNNVFAAASIFRDRNGAKRWNIFEEEVTARCTDIFWQTLEANQYNRKQRRILGGACMQLTPQDSMGFDSSLASLDYGMTGLTFSVYFLVILLFIFSRV
- the LOC142546829 gene encoding F-box protein At5g07670-like isoform X3, with amino-acid sequence MSISPDKNRISDPNPVLDLGKLKKNSRSSWSDHLSNERVDPNEAFRHLYLKMRLQSLPNSGSTTPHSDSEPDSDSSNPNPPAPPDCISLLSDELLLKVLSKLTDRNQHLSNSLVCTRWCVVSGKLIQSIKLLDWEFLESGRLTFRFPNLVDVRLAHACIISERNSGILFINKLLPIHLSSGLLENDGVLISNGDVLDSEEVDRGVRIMVQGCRNLRRVVLMNVSEKGLSFLGEECDCLQEMELHYSGDLALPGIFKCRNLQILKLIGSISGVYDSVVTDIGLTILAQGCRRLVKLELVGCEGSYDGIKAMGQCCQMLEELTLCNHKMDGGWLSALSYCENLKTLKILSCNEIDRNPGSDEHLWPCPMLEELHLRQCQMREKQGVRALFLVCQPIRKLVIEDCWGLNNNVFAAASIFSLAGTGMGQKGGISLRRK
- the LOC142546831 gene encoding protein transport protein Sec61 subunit beta-like, yielding MANGGAGPQRGTAAAAAANLRRRRTAGGGAAGGAGGTMLQFYTDDAPGLKISPNVVLVMSIGFIAFVSVLHVMGKLYFARKD
- the LOC142546830 gene encoding T-complex protein 1 subunit alpha-like codes for the protein MVVSSQTPDISGERQFGQDVRSQNVVACQAVANIVKSSLGPVGLDKMLVDDIGDVTITNDGATILKMLEVEHPAAKVLVELAELQDREVGDGTTSVVIIAAELLKRANDLVRNKIHPTSIISGYRLAMREACKYVDEKLAVKVEKLGKDSLVNCAKTSMSSKLIGADSDFFANLVVEAVQAMKMTNARGEVRYPIKGINILKAHGKSAKDSYLLKGYALNTGRAAQGMPMRVTQAKIACLDFNLQKTKMQMGVQVLVTDPRELEKIRQREADMTKERIEKILKAGANVVLTTKGIDDMALKYFVEAGAIAVRRVRKEDMRHVAKATGATAVSTFADMEGEETFDTSFLGYADEVVEERIADDDVIMIKGTKTTSAVSLILRGANDFMLDEMDRALHDALSIVKRTLESNTVVAGGGAVEAALSVYLENLATTLGSREQLAIAEFAESFLIIPKVLAVNAAKDATELVAKLRAYHHAAQTKADKKHLSSMGLDLVKGTVRNNLEAGVIEPAMSKVKIIQFATEAAITILRIDDMIKLVKDESGNDED